A section of the Larus michahellis chromosome 1, bLarMic1.1, whole genome shotgun sequence genome encodes:
- the SEPTIN3 gene encoding neuronal-specific septin-3 isoform X4 — MFKGPVETKNEAAMSELVPEPRQKPVVPMKPMGINANLLGYIGIDTIIEQMRKKTMKTGFDFNIMVVGQSGLGKSTLVNTLFKSQVSRKSSGWNREEKIPKTVEIKAIGHVIEEGGVKMKLTVIDTPGFGDQINNENCWEPIEKYINEQYEKFLKEEVNIARKKRIPDTRVHCCLYFISPTGHSLRPLDLEFMKHLSKVVNIIPVIAKADTMTLEEKTEFKQRVRKELEVNGIEFYPQKEFDEDLEDKTENDKIRESMPFAVVGSDKEYQVNGKRVLGRKTPWGIIEVENLTHCEFALLRDFVIRTHLQDLKEVTHNIHYETYRAKRLNDNGGLPPMTVETEENHESNL; from the exons ATGTTCAAAG GGCCAGTGGAGACCAAAAACGAAGCAGCCATGTCTGAGCTGGTCCCAGAGCCGCGACAAAAACCAGTCGTACCTATGAAACCCATGGGCATTAATGCCAACTTGCTGGGCTACATTGGTATTGACACCATCATTGAGCAGATGCGCAAGAAAACCATGAAGACAGGTTTCGACTTCAACATCATGGTTGTAG GTCAAAGCGGACTGGGAAAGTCGACACTGGTGAACACCCTCTTCAAATCCCAGGTGAGCCGCAAATCTTCAGGCTGGAACCGGGAGGAGAAGATCCCCAAGACGGTGGAGATCAAAGCCATCGGGCATG TCATTGAAGAAGGTGGTGTCAAAATGAAGCTGACAGTGATCGACACGCCAGGATTTGGGGACCAGATCAACAACGAGAACTG CTGGGAGCCTATCGAGAAATACATCAACGAGCAATATGAAAAATTTTTGAAAGAGGAAGTGAATATTGCAAGGAAGAAACGAATTCCAGACACACGAGTGCACTGCTGCCTCTACTTCATCTCACCCACTGGCCACTC CCTGCGGCCTTTGGACCTGGAGTTCATGAAACATCTCAGCAAGGTAGTGAACATCATCCCAGTTATTGCCAAGGCTGACACCATGACCTTGGAGGAGAAGACTGAATTCAAACAAAGA GTGCGCAAAGAGCTGGAAGTAAATGGGATCGAGTTTTACCCCCAGAAAGAATTCGATGAAGACTTGGAGGATAAAACAGAGAATGACAAAATCAGG GAAAGTATGCCCTTCGCAGTAGTGGGCAGCGACAAGGAGTACCAAGTGAATGGCAAAAGAGTCCTGGGCAGGAAAACACCTTGGGGAATCATTGAAG tggaaaacctcACTCACTGTGAATTTGCCCTACTTCGAGATTTTGTCATCAG GACCCACCTTCAGGACCTAAAAGAAGTGACTCACAACATCCACTATGAGACCTACAGGGCCAAGCGGCTGAATGACAATGGAGGGCTGCCCCCCATGACTGTTGAGACAGAGGAAAACCACGAAAGTAACCTGTGA
- the SEPTIN3 gene encoding neuronal-specific septin-3 isoform X2: MRSTAQPHDYGPVETKNEAAMSELVPEPRQKPVVPMKPMGINANLLGYIGIDTIIEQMRKKTMKTGFDFNIMVVGQSGLGKSTLVNTLFKSQVSRKSSGWNREEKIPKTVEIKAIGHVIEEGGVKMKLTVIDTPGFGDQINNENCWEPIEKYINEQYEKFLKEEVNIARKKRIPDTRVHCCLYFISPTGHSLRPLDLEFMKHLSKVVNIIPVIAKADTMTLEEKTEFKQRVRKELEVNGIEFYPQKEFDEDLEDKTENDKIRESMPFAVVGSDKEYQVNGKRVLGRKTPWGIIEVENLTHCEFALLRDFVIRTHLQDLKEVTHNIHYETYRAKRLNDNGGLPPMTVETEENHESNL; this comes from the exons atgaggagcaCGGCACAGCCACACGACTATG GGCCAGTGGAGACCAAAAACGAAGCAGCCATGTCTGAGCTGGTCCCAGAGCCGCGACAAAAACCAGTCGTACCTATGAAACCCATGGGCATTAATGCCAACTTGCTGGGCTACATTGGTATTGACACCATCATTGAGCAGATGCGCAAGAAAACCATGAAGACAGGTTTCGACTTCAACATCATGGTTGTAG GTCAAAGCGGACTGGGAAAGTCGACACTGGTGAACACCCTCTTCAAATCCCAGGTGAGCCGCAAATCTTCAGGCTGGAACCGGGAGGAGAAGATCCCCAAGACGGTGGAGATCAAAGCCATCGGGCATG TCATTGAAGAAGGTGGTGTCAAAATGAAGCTGACAGTGATCGACACGCCAGGATTTGGGGACCAGATCAACAACGAGAACTG CTGGGAGCCTATCGAGAAATACATCAACGAGCAATATGAAAAATTTTTGAAAGAGGAAGTGAATATTGCAAGGAAGAAACGAATTCCAGACACACGAGTGCACTGCTGCCTCTACTTCATCTCACCCACTGGCCACTC CCTGCGGCCTTTGGACCTGGAGTTCATGAAACATCTCAGCAAGGTAGTGAACATCATCCCAGTTATTGCCAAGGCTGACACCATGACCTTGGAGGAGAAGACTGAATTCAAACAAAGA GTGCGCAAAGAGCTGGAAGTAAATGGGATCGAGTTTTACCCCCAGAAAGAATTCGATGAAGACTTGGAGGATAAAACAGAGAATGACAAAATCAGG GAAAGTATGCCCTTCGCAGTAGTGGGCAGCGACAAGGAGTACCAAGTGAATGGCAAAAGAGTCCTGGGCAGGAAAACACCTTGGGGAATCATTGAAG tggaaaacctcACTCACTGTGAATTTGCCCTACTTCGAGATTTTGTCATCAG GACCCACCTTCAGGACCTAAAAGAAGTGACTCACAACATCCACTATGAGACCTACAGGGCCAAGCGGCTGAATGACAATGGAGGGCTGCCCCCCATGACTGTTGAGACAGAGGAAAACCACGAAAGTAACCTGTGA
- the SEPTIN3 gene encoding neuronal-specific septin-3 isoform X3: MFKGPVETKNEAAMSELVPEPRQKPVVPMKPMGINANLLGYIGIDTIIEQMRKKTMKTGFDFNIMVVGQSGLGKSTLVNTLFKSQVSRKSSGWNREEKIPKTVEIKAIGHVIEEGGVKMKLTVIDTPGFGDQINNENCWEPIEKYINEQYEKFLKEEVNIARKKRIPDTRVHCCLYFISPTGHSLRPLDLEFMKHLSKVVNIIPVIAKADTMTLEEKTEFKQRVRKELEVNGIEFYPQKEFDEDLEDKTENDKIRQESMPFAVVGSDKEYQVNGKRVLGRKTPWGIIEVENLTHCEFALLRDFVIRTHLQDLKEVTHNIHYETYRAKRLNDNGGLPPMTVETEENHESNL, translated from the exons ATGTTCAAAG GGCCAGTGGAGACCAAAAACGAAGCAGCCATGTCTGAGCTGGTCCCAGAGCCGCGACAAAAACCAGTCGTACCTATGAAACCCATGGGCATTAATGCCAACTTGCTGGGCTACATTGGTATTGACACCATCATTGAGCAGATGCGCAAGAAAACCATGAAGACAGGTTTCGACTTCAACATCATGGTTGTAG GTCAAAGCGGACTGGGAAAGTCGACACTGGTGAACACCCTCTTCAAATCCCAGGTGAGCCGCAAATCTTCAGGCTGGAACCGGGAGGAGAAGATCCCCAAGACGGTGGAGATCAAAGCCATCGGGCATG TCATTGAAGAAGGTGGTGTCAAAATGAAGCTGACAGTGATCGACACGCCAGGATTTGGGGACCAGATCAACAACGAGAACTG CTGGGAGCCTATCGAGAAATACATCAACGAGCAATATGAAAAATTTTTGAAAGAGGAAGTGAATATTGCAAGGAAGAAACGAATTCCAGACACACGAGTGCACTGCTGCCTCTACTTCATCTCACCCACTGGCCACTC CCTGCGGCCTTTGGACCTGGAGTTCATGAAACATCTCAGCAAGGTAGTGAACATCATCCCAGTTATTGCCAAGGCTGACACCATGACCTTGGAGGAGAAGACTGAATTCAAACAAAGA GTGCGCAAAGAGCTGGAAGTAAATGGGATCGAGTTTTACCCCCAGAAAGAATTCGATGAAGACTTGGAGGATAAAACAGAGAATGACAAAATCAGG CAGGAAAGTATGCCCTTCGCAGTAGTGGGCAGCGACAAGGAGTACCAAGTGAATGGCAAAAGAGTCCTGGGCAGGAAAACACCTTGGGGAATCATTGAAG tggaaaacctcACTCACTGTGAATTTGCCCTACTTCGAGATTTTGTCATCAG GACCCACCTTCAGGACCTAAAAGAAGTGACTCACAACATCCACTATGAGACCTACAGGGCCAAGCGGCTGAATGACAATGGAGGGCTGCCCCCCATGACTGTTGAGACAGAGGAAAACCACGAAAGTAACCTGTGA
- the SMIM45 gene encoding small integral membrane protein 45, producing MPHFLDWFVPVYLMISILILVGFGACIYYFEPGLQEAHKWRTQRPIMERDLRKTLMIRDNLAFGVPEV from the coding sequence ATGCCTCACTTCTTGGATTGGTTTGTTCCAGTGTATCTGATGATCTCCATTCTCATCCTGGTGGGCTTTGGAGCTTGCATTTACTACTTTGAGCCAGGACTCCAGGAAGCCCATAAGTGGCGAACGCAGAGGCCAATCATGGAACGAGACCTTCGGAAGACACTGATGATTCGGGACAACCTGGCCTTCGGGGTGCCTGAGGTCTGA
- the SEPTIN3 gene encoding neuronal-specific septin-3 isoform X1 — MRSTAQPHDYGPVETKNEAAMSELVPEPRQKPVVPMKPMGINANLLGYIGIDTIIEQMRKKTMKTGFDFNIMVVGQSGLGKSTLVNTLFKSQVSRKSSGWNREEKIPKTVEIKAIGHVIEEGGVKMKLTVIDTPGFGDQINNENCWEPIEKYINEQYEKFLKEEVNIARKKRIPDTRVHCCLYFISPTGHSLRPLDLEFMKHLSKVVNIIPVIAKADTMTLEEKTEFKQRVRKELEVNGIEFYPQKEFDEDLEDKTENDKIRQESMPFAVVGSDKEYQVNGKRVLGRKTPWGIIEVENLTHCEFALLRDFVIRTHLQDLKEVTHNIHYETYRAKRLNDNGGLPPMTVETEENHESNL; from the exons atgaggagcaCGGCACAGCCACACGACTATG GGCCAGTGGAGACCAAAAACGAAGCAGCCATGTCTGAGCTGGTCCCAGAGCCGCGACAAAAACCAGTCGTACCTATGAAACCCATGGGCATTAATGCCAACTTGCTGGGCTACATTGGTATTGACACCATCATTGAGCAGATGCGCAAGAAAACCATGAAGACAGGTTTCGACTTCAACATCATGGTTGTAG GTCAAAGCGGACTGGGAAAGTCGACACTGGTGAACACCCTCTTCAAATCCCAGGTGAGCCGCAAATCTTCAGGCTGGAACCGGGAGGAGAAGATCCCCAAGACGGTGGAGATCAAAGCCATCGGGCATG TCATTGAAGAAGGTGGTGTCAAAATGAAGCTGACAGTGATCGACACGCCAGGATTTGGGGACCAGATCAACAACGAGAACTG CTGGGAGCCTATCGAGAAATACATCAACGAGCAATATGAAAAATTTTTGAAAGAGGAAGTGAATATTGCAAGGAAGAAACGAATTCCAGACACACGAGTGCACTGCTGCCTCTACTTCATCTCACCCACTGGCCACTC CCTGCGGCCTTTGGACCTGGAGTTCATGAAACATCTCAGCAAGGTAGTGAACATCATCCCAGTTATTGCCAAGGCTGACACCATGACCTTGGAGGAGAAGACTGAATTCAAACAAAGA GTGCGCAAAGAGCTGGAAGTAAATGGGATCGAGTTTTACCCCCAGAAAGAATTCGATGAAGACTTGGAGGATAAAACAGAGAATGACAAAATCAGG CAGGAAAGTATGCCCTTCGCAGTAGTGGGCAGCGACAAGGAGTACCAAGTGAATGGCAAAAGAGTCCTGGGCAGGAAAACACCTTGGGGAATCATTGAAG tggaaaacctcACTCACTGTGAATTTGCCCTACTTCGAGATTTTGTCATCAG GACCCACCTTCAGGACCTAAAAGAAGTGACTCACAACATCCACTATGAGACCTACAGGGCCAAGCGGCTGAATGACAATGGAGGGCTGCCCCCCATGACTGTTGAGACAGAGGAAAACCACGAAAGTAACCTGTGA